One region of Chitinophaga varians genomic DNA includes:
- a CDS encoding cyclase family protein, with protein MNKRVKFDFDIRFTNGGGITGEDFRLDIAGDDISDKELADYIVADMRLLMVGETRILNKEILTEPHKRKPVNTGNQTYLVDLSHTIENGLVTYKGLPAPVICDFLSREDSAALYDGDTTFQIGKIEMVTNTGTYIDCPFHRYADGKDMSEMPLERFVDLDAIVIRAPYEQGLAVTADRLRNQEIRNRAVLVHTGWAHHWNTPAYYENHPYLTADAAEYLRDCDVKLVGIDSHNIDNTQGRSRPVHTTLLDAEILIVEHLCHLELLPDDGFTFSAVPPKFKGVGTFPVRALAKLKNPIESAGMH; from the coding sequence AGATTTCCGGCTCGACATTGCCGGCGACGACATCTCCGACAAAGAACTGGCTGACTATATCGTAGCCGACATGCGCCTGCTCATGGTAGGCGAAACCCGCATCCTCAATAAGGAAATTCTCACTGAGCCGCATAAACGAAAACCTGTCAATACCGGTAACCAAACTTACCTGGTGGACCTGAGCCATACCATCGAAAACGGGCTGGTGACCTACAAAGGCCTGCCGGCCCCGGTAATCTGCGATTTCCTCAGCCGTGAAGACTCCGCCGCCCTGTACGACGGCGACACCACCTTCCAGATCGGCAAAATAGAAATGGTCACCAATACCGGCACCTACATCGACTGCCCCTTCCATCGTTATGCCGACGGAAAAGACATGTCCGAAATGCCGCTGGAACGTTTCGTAGACCTGGACGCCATCGTCATCCGCGCCCCGTATGAGCAGGGCCTCGCCGTTACCGCCGACAGGCTGCGCAACCAAGAAATACGCAACCGCGCCGTACTGGTACATACCGGCTGGGCCCACCATTGGAACACGCCCGCCTATTACGAAAACCATCCGTACCTCACCGCCGATGCAGCAGAATACCTGCGCGACTGTGACGTAAAACTGGTCGGTATCGACTCCCATAACATCGACAACACACAAGGACGCAGCAGACCGGTACATACCACTCTGCTGGACGCCGAAATACTCATCGTGGAACATCTCTGCCATCTGGAACTGCTGCCGGACGACGGCTTCACCTTCAGCGCCGTACCGCCTAAATTTAAAGGCGTGGGGACATTCCCCGTGCGCGCGCTGGCGAAATTGAAAAATCCGATCGAATCAGCGGGAATGCATTGA